In one Molothrus ater isolate BHLD 08-10-18 breed brown headed cowbird chromosome 6, BPBGC_Mater_1.1, whole genome shotgun sequence genomic region, the following are encoded:
- the CHAC1 gene encoding glutathione-specific gamma-glutamylcyclotransferase 1, which translates to MKRDPQLPEESPEPPPRPPLSSSSSPSGQAEGAELAAPVWIFGYGSLVWRPGFEFTSRKVGFIRGYSRRFWQGDTFHRGSEKMPGRVVTLLEDCGACTWGVAYEVRGEQIAASLEYLNMREAVLGGYDTKLVKFHPQEKDAEEPILALVYIATPQNPSYLGPASEEDIAAQIIVSSGCAGHNIEYLLRLADFMRYFCPQAEDKHLFSIEEALISILPCLYYTEDSLEETASVPQKSKG; encoded by the exons ATGAAGCGCGACCCGCAGCTCCCCGAGGAgagcccggagccgccgccACGCCcgcccctctcctcctcctcctcgccctCGGGGCAGGCGGAGGGCGCGGAGCTGGCGGCGCCGGTGTGGATCTTCGGGTACGGCTCGCTGGTGTGGAGGCCGGGCTTCGAGTTCACGTCGCGCAAGGTGGGCTTCATCCGCGGCTACAGCCGCCGCTTCTGGCAgggggacaccttccaccgCGGCAGCGAGAAGATG cccgGGCGGGTGGTGACGCTGCTGGAGGACTGCGGG GCATGCACGTGGGGTGTAGCCTATGAGGTCCGTGGGGAACAAATTGCTGCATCGCTCGAGTATCTCAACATGCGAGAAGCTGTCCTGGGAGGCTATGACACCAAGCTGGTGAAATTCCACCCTCAGGAGAAAGATGCAGAGGAACCCATCCTGGCTCTTGTTTACATTGCAACACCCCAGAACCCTTCCTACCTTGGCCCAGCATCTGAAGAAGACATTGCAGCTCAAATCATTGTCTCAAGCGGTTGTGCTGGTCATAACATAGAGTACTTGTTGAGACTGGCAGACTTTATGCGCTACTTCTGTCCTCAAGCAGAGGATAAACATCTCTTCTCCATTGAAGAGGCTCTTATCTCCATCCTTCCTTGTCTATACTACACAGAGGACTCTCTAGAAGAAACTGCGAGTGTCCCTCAGAAGTCTAAGGGTtga